TAAGTGCAATGTGTCTTGCAGTCGGAACAAATTATGTTGCAAAGCTTTTAAGCAAATTGCGAAAATTGGATTTGATCTGTTCTGAAGGTAGATGGTTGGATTTGGATAAAATAAGACCGACCTTTCGTGCATAGCCACCATAAGCAACACCACTAATCATTGGATGCAGTGAATTAGGTGATCCAGTTGTATTTGGGAAGGATGCCGTTTGAAAAAGTCCGACTTTCCTCAACCCATCAACGGTGTGAGCATTGGTGCCACCCGCCAATTGAAGAAATCCTGCCATGTCAAGGGATTAAACAAAACCATAGCTGAAACACAAAAATGATATTCTCGAGCAGCATAGCAGATTAAGTACAAACCACAAGGTCTTTCTTTTATAGCAGCCAAACGAAGAGCAAAAGCAATCGATTCTCTTGTGGCACCTCGGCCAATATCTCCACTCATGGGGCGGCCATCCAACTGCAGTTCTCAGGCGGTTATTCATATAGGTAGAATGCCAAAGGAGCTGATTTAGGTTGTGATGACATCTCTTATAAATAACAGGAGCCACACCTGCCATAGATTGAAGCAACACAGATCTGGTTCCATAACTGAGTACATAGCATTCATCGACGATACAGTTGATTCCCCATTATCAGGCAAGCTAACCTGGACACGATGAAAATGATTACAGAACCCCAAAGAAATCTTTTAAAAGACACTCGACTAGTTTTACGACTAAATAGTCCCTGAGAAATTAAAACAGCAGGAGTACGTGACACACTTACTGCTGCTAGTCGCAGACGCTTAACCGAATCACCCAAGCCATCCCAAAGTTCTTTAAATGGAGCAATCTGCCTGCAGAAATTAAGGCTTAGCAAAGTGTGACTACCTATGCTTGAATTAATGTTGAAGTTTTAAACTCAATTAGATTAAAGTGCAGAGAACATCCATAGAAGTAGTAAAAGTTCTTCCCTCAATCAGCTTAATAGTAGTTAACATGTATGCTTACTTTTCAATTATTAAGAAACTGTACCTTCCAGTTGTATGAATCTCTAATGCATCAACATCATTTCTTCTGAGAAGTTCGGAGGTTGCATAAGCATCTCTTACGTACGAGGACACTCCTATATATCAATTTGCGTGGTTTTGTTAAAAAGGATCAATCTGGAAGGAAGAGAGGCAGCATAAAATATACACATTGTCATATAATGTTTCCTtacaaaattttgacatggcTCCCTGAAAACTGTCATTTGTTATACTTATTTTATATGTCAAGCTTATATTTAGATGTACAATATTGAACTTCATGTATTCTACTCACATAGACGATTAAAACTTACGCTGAATATGTATAAAGTTTTGCATACTGTTTTGTCAGTGTGGTACATACTTATTTTATCGTAGGGGCATACTGGAATGCAGCGGCCGCAGCCATAGCAGCGTTCAGTTAGAACTCCACCCTGCAAATTCAATTAAAAGTTTTAGAAGGTGATCCTTGATGAACATGTACAAAGATGTAGAGAAGCTTCATAACATTAATATggtaagaaaataaagaaaacacaaaCCTTAAATGTTTCAGGTAAATTGGTTCCATAGAACTGTCCTGTTGATTTTTGAGCCCCCAATGATATTGCATCAGCAGGACAAACTCTCTCACAAGGCCGTGAACAGTCAAGTGGACAATGCTCTGGATCAAACTCTGCTTAGATGATGGTAGTTAGTTCGGTTAGATATAAAAAGGTGCAGGTAAAGGAAATCAAACCAAGAAAGCATCGTGTTTGTGACAGCTGCGGTAAGATTTTACAATCACAAGTTATGATGTACGAGTTCTACCAAACCACATAAAAGTGTGCAAATTTCACTCCTTGCAAGGTCTCTTTAACTCCCGGGATGCAGAACTTTAACTTCACATCCTCACAATCTCATAGCAATGCCTATCATGCTAAATAAAGTAACGAAGATAGCGCTTACATACCGGCCTTGCGAAAGTGAAGATCTTCGTCATCATTAACGCTGATCATCACCCAAGGCCTCGGAAGGGGACAAATCCCAATTGCAGCATCAATCCCCTCGTTCACTGCACTCACCACTGACACATCCGCCGCACAGTCTATGCAATCAACTACAACAGTTCATCAACAAATTAAACTCAATCAATCCAATCTCTAATCTCAATTGGTCAGCAAAAAATCAGTAaaaagttttaattgattacctCCTGCAAGAGTGTAAACCAGAGAAAGATTCCTGATATCAACCACATCCTCGAAGCTTGCGCCGCAGATGAGCTTGACCCAGTTGCCATTTTCAAGAGATTTTGCTGGAGAGGAGGTTTTTGATGGAATCCCAACAGTTTTTATGAGATTCTTCACTTCTTCAATGCCTTTGCTGCTTGTAACCTTCACTTTGGCTGAAACTTTTAGCACAAAAAGTAactgttagagagagagagagagagagagagagagagtagagcgAAGAGACCTTGGTGTTGGTGGTGAGGAGAAAATGAAGCACTGCAAAGGAAGCTCAAAGCCATCATCTCAGATATCCATTAACGGATAATTGTAGCAGAATTTTGGCGGTTTGGAAAATCCCAAGAAGTTGTCAAGGCTGTTGGGGGCAATTTGGGTTTTCAACATATTTCTCAAGACGGTAAGTTGAGCCATATATTTtcactaatttcttttttttcctgggATAATCTTAGAGCTGTGTTTTTAAAATTGTAGACCGAAGGGATTGTTTGATCTTGTAAGCTTAATCCATTTGCTGTTCTGTTTATTCTTTGATCTTATAAGCTTAGTCAATTGGCTGAGGAGAGGCTTTAAGTGTACTTGCGTTCAAGTACAAGGACAGAACATGAGTATTTCGAGATAGTGTATTCGAGTCCACATCGACCAGCATAGCATAGTAGGAGAACGAAGCTGCTATAAAAGCGAATTCCCGACACTGAGTTAAGCATACCTTTATCGGCCTTTTGGCTATGATCAAGTGTAATATATGTTCTTATTAGTTTAATATCTGATACGTGAATCAATGGTTCACATGATATTAAGTAATTTTTTTAGGGGGAAGGATCTATGCTACTGGGATCCTTGTGTGTTGCCCAAGCGTTGCATTATTGCTCGGGCTGGTGCACCCCACCAAATTCAAGTGTAAGTTTTTACAGCCTAACAAGTTAATGACATTCAATCCGTGACTTGTTCTTGTAAGTACATCTTTAAACTCTCTCTCCCGATGCCAGCTCGTATCTGCTTTGAGATTCTCTTCCTTTAAATTGGCTAGAGGTTTTGCTTCTTAATTCTCACACAAGGTCTCAAAAGTCTCAAACCAACCATGAACCATTTTGGTTTGTCACTTGTATATATTATACCCTtttatttctgaaactgaagtTCTAAGATTCTGATTCCCAACCGAAGCTAAGCCGCCACCATAACCACTGTACTTCCTACCCCTCTAACACCCATTGGCTTTTTGTCATACAACAACTTATATCCTTACGAATTATTGGCAAATGCACATGCAGTACTAGCATATTACACTTAATAAAACGATAAGGGGCCTTGACTTCCCCAGAGCAAGATTGACGCTATAACATTCTCAAACATCAGCTTGGTATGTCACAAATCTTTCCAGTTCTTCCAGATGGAGAGATATAATTCAAGTCCCCAGATTGCCTTGCGACTTTAGCAGGAAAATAGTCGGTAGGGTAGTTAAAATTTCCATGGTACatctttgtgtcattgtcaacAGAAGCCAGTACTGAGGGACACAGATAGCGCGCCATGGATAAAACCTTTTCTCCAAATCTCAGGCTGCCGCCATCCTTTCAtcaaaatcacatgcccttttTGGTAGATTCACAGGTTCAGCCATCTACACTCACCCTTGTGCACGCTTTTGCCGTTTGTAAAAGTTGAACATCCCATTGTTTGATTCTTTAGGGAGAGAGCTCATCACAATGGCTTGCTATTGGAGCTTTTTCACATCATCCAGGTAGTTGCGGAGCCAGCATGGGATCATTGGTTACCCTTGACCCtaataacttaaaaaacttcatgtaaattTGTTTGTGTATTGTACATGATCCTTATAAACAGCTAagacaaactaaattacaacctcTTTTTTCTACTTGTTCTATCACATttgtcttcatttttttttcttgtgcgATCTATTGTGCGAAACATGTGCTCGATGAAATACCTTAATTAAAAAGCCTTGACAGCCTTCAATATTACTCCACAATATCATGCACCCACCCTCTACAAGCTACAAATAATAGTAGTTGTCAACATATGTTGGCATAAACTTTCGCCATATGTTGACATGAATTTGCAGATTCCTACTAGGTGCTCAATGAAATAGCTCAATAAAGCAATTTTAGTTGACATTATGAGCTCATTATTTAAAAATCCTGGCTTCACTCTGCATCCAGGCGTTGCACTGCTGCTCGGGCCCGGCGCACCACACCAAATCAAAGTTCTAATATTTCCCCGCATATTTGTTCGATTTATTGCTCAGTTTTTGCCTACTTTCAAACTAATTTACTTAAAGCCCGTTATCCTTCTTTGTccatgataaaataaaataaaaagaaacaagttctcaaagcaaaattgaaaaaagagGAAGCTTTGATCATCGAGaaacaaaatagaaaattgTTGAGGGTCAAGGTTAGGTTTTCAGGTTGATATGACCAACCTAACTAGCTACGAACTTAATTTGTTTGCTAAATTTCAATACAAATTCTCTACACAACGAAGAACCCTAACTAGTACTGATTATGCAAATGTTTACATTAATTTGTTTGCTAAAtttcatagaagtgacaattcatgaaacgagcggtaaagagatcgcctGTTAAAGGTTCTAAGTAGCGAATGATGGAAGGagaatagaaaataaaatagattCACATCATTCTCTGAGGATCCATTTTGGTACATAAAGAAGGTGCAATCGgtacatagaccgcacaaccaaagacACGTAGATGCAAAATGTCGAGCTTGTATCTAGTGACCAACTGAATAAGGATAACATTAGAGTCCTAATTGATTTTGATTTCTTGTCTAACCAATAAGGCTTCTTGATTAGTTGCACATAATAAGGActccaaatcttaattaaacgAGATTGCATAAGTTCCTCAACACCAATTAACTCATTGACCAAGTTAATTGATTGCCAAGAAATTAGTAAGTCATATTCATTGATAGTCACAACCTTACAGCAACCACCACTATCTTCACCACGCACAAAGAAGAACTGGAAGCGTTATGAGTCGAGAATTGGCGAATGAGAAAATGACATGAGTAGAAACAAGCTCCTTGACACCCTATCTGAATTTTTAGTCctattaggccatctccaaccgaagggtccagagggccagagggccgaaaatagccctaaaaccgtctccaactgagggctaggccagagggctctggaatctgggaggaccccacgggatcggagagggctggagggctggagggctggctgctttcggccagccagccagccccgggctggctctttttttttttaatgttttgttattcatgtcggttataaccgacaggaatacatgctattatttaatataataaataatggtgtattcctgtcggttataaccgacatgattgttttaaaaaaaattcaaatgaaacggctactagccgttgcatttgatttttttttttttttttacattattattattcttttttatttacaacatttttcatataacttctattttttcctataacttctatttcacaaaatttggttttttttaaattccatttttttcctataacttctatttcacaacttctatttcacaaaatttgtttcatatttttttttcctataacttctatttcacaaaatttacttcatattgttttttaaattccattttttttcctataacttctatttcacaaaatttgtttcatattttttttaaattccattttttttcctataacttctatttgacaaaatttgtttcatattttttttaaattctatttttttcctataacttcctaagccattatacaacattaaattaaattaagtaacattaaacaacattaaacaatatgaaacaacattaaataaaattaaccaacataaaaattatacaacatgaaacttaaacaacattttagttgtagtttttaaataataaattatgtttggccctcggttggagacggttttttgtgatagggctaaaacgagccctctggccctctggctctcggttggagacggaggcaaatatggccctgtactgttcattaaaatattaatatcttggagaatcttggagggccagagggctaaaacgagccctctggtcagccttcggttggagatggccttatttGATAGGAGATTGCCCTCCTAGTATAATTTTAGATCATTGGGTTCCATTTTATATGATCTATGTTTGAATTTTAGATATTGAGACAAATAATATTAATGTTGACCATCATATACCCAGTTGGTGGGTTTTGAATATAATCTTGTGCAATTCAAAAACTATATCATATTCATAAGAGCAACGCTAGGTAGACCAACTTTTTAGACCATATTTGCAAACCATGTGATGTGTCCTCAATagaagcacgttaatcaacacttaagtaataattcaacaaTCAACAATCACGTCATAAGGTttagaaaatattgtttaaAGAGATGGTTTCCCTAACCTTACCCTATCCAtaacatataatttttttatacatacATTGTTACATCCTAACacttaatttaattagtaagCATTTTCTTTCTATTGTTGAAAGAGATTTCTAGCTCGAATCATGCATTCtcttattaaataaataaagggaattgttattggcactctaaaaatctcattctacactccaaactttctatatttggaagaaaaaaaatacacttatgaagagtgtaaaatgagatttttgaaatgccaataacacttccctaaaTAAATGAATATATCAATAATATGTGTGGAAAAGTTTAGGTGTCATGATGATACAATCCTTTATATATTTCTATAGCACATATTACGTGATTCCAAGtgataaagaaaaaaatcttTCAAATATGAGTTCTTGAAAATATACAAACCTATATATGCAAAAGCACTACAAACCCAAAATAACATCTGGGACGGTCAATGCCAATGATAATTTAGCGATTTCTGCGTCTTACCGTTGTTCTCCAACCGATAACGACCTCCTATCTCAACGTCCCCTACACCCCTGGGACAAGCAACACACACAATCAATTTCCAAAggatgaaagaaaaaacaaagatacaGCAAAAATGAAAGCCAAACAATGCTGGATTTGTAATTCTTGCATCACTTCTTAGAATTTCCCAGGTATAATTTTAACCTTTCTTTGAATTTTAGCTAGAACACCGCATCCGAATTTGATAGAAGAAGAAACAttataaaaaatcaaatttcttgtaCAGGAAGACGAACATTAGATTAATTTTCACCCATTTTTTTTCCATATTTCCAAGTTTTCCTGTACTCTAACACAATAGACCTTCTTCCTCCCTGACCACTAACCGCTCAAACCCCATCTCAAAAGAGTTTCTCTTTCCAGCAATGATCCACAAATCCCACATTTTGTTTCCTCTGGTTTTGTTATCCTTGTTCTCATCAAACACCATTCGTGTTCGAAGCCAAGGCTCCGACTTAAAGTCCCATATAATTTCCTGCGGCTCATCTGCCGAAGGGGAAACGGATTCGGATGGCCGGAAATGGACAACGGATTCTACGTACCTCGCCTCCTCTGACAACACGAAGACTGCAGAAGCGGGGTACTATGACCCTGCTCTGCCATCCAAAGTTCCATTCATGACAGTAAGAATCATGAGCTCTGCAACATCCTACGAGTTCTCTGTCCCATCAAGCAAACGCCTGTTGGTCAGGTTCCAATTCTACCCGACCACCTACAACTCCGTAGATTCCTTCAACGGGGTTTTCGACGTCTCCGCCAACGGGCTCTCCCTGCTTAAAAATTTCAGCCCTTTCATCACAGCCTTGGCCCTCACGCAGGCTTACATCATAAGAGAGTACTCAATCGTTCCTGTCCAGTCCGGCACTCTCAACATCACGTTCACGCCCTCCACAAAGCGCGAAAAAACATTCGCCTTCGTGAACTCACTGGAGGTTATCCCAATGGAAGAAATCTTCAAGCCGACCGACTTGATCGGATTCCGCGGCCAAACGGTCGACGTCCAGAACTCCTCCCTCCAGACAATGTACAGGCTAAGCGTCGGAGGGGATTACATTCCTGCAATCAAGGACTCCGGACTCGCAAGAACATGGTGGGACGACTCACCGTACCTACTAAATGCAGCTTACGGGGCCTCGTTTTTCAATAAGACTTTTCTCGGGGTGTCAATCGAGGCTCCTGCCAATGTCACCATCAAACACACGAAGGATGTCCCCGAATATATTGCTCCTCTAAATGTGTACAAAACTGCGAGATCGATGGGACCGAACCCTCAAGTCAACGTGAAATCCAATCTCACT
The nucleotide sequence above comes from Malus sylvestris chromosome 16, drMalSylv7.2, whole genome shotgun sequence. Encoded proteins:
- the LOC126606944 gene encoding receptor-like protein kinase ANXUR1, with the translated sequence MIHKSHILFPLVLLSLFSSNTIRVRSQGSDLKSHIISCGSSAEGETDSDGRKWTTDSTYLASSDNTKTAEAGYYDPALPSKVPFMTVRIMSSATSYEFSVPSSKRLLVRFQFYPTTYNSVDSFNGVFDVSANGLSLLKNFSPFITALALTQAYIIREYSIVPVQSGTLNITFTPSTKREKTFAFVNSLEVIPMEEIFKPTDLIGFRGQTVDVQNSSLQTMYRLSVGGDYIPAIKDSGLARTWWDDSPYLLNAAYGASFFNKTFLGVSIEAPANVTIKHTKDVPEYIAPLNVYKTARSMGPNPQVNVKSNLTWVFQVDANFTYVVRFHFCDFQNTLGNQRTFDIYLNNRTAEETADVIQWAGGIGIPVYKDYATHMNDKDGDDLLWVGLHPSLATHPQYYDAILNGLEIFKVNDTGGNLGGPNPVPSKMLLKADAAAQSLLADAA
- the LOC126606945 gene encoding uncharacterized protein LOC126606945 isoform X2 encodes the protein MMALSFLCSASFSPHHQHQAKVKVTSSKGIEEVKNLIKTVGIPSKTSSPAKSLENGNWVKLICGASFEDVVDIRNLSLVYTLAGVDCIDCAADVSVVSAVNEGIDAAIGICPLPRPWVMISVNDDEDLHFRKAEFDPEHCPLDCSRPCERVCPADAISLGAQKSTGQFYGTNLPETFKGGVLTERCYGCGRCIPVCPYDKIRVSSYVRDAYATSELLRRNDVDALEIHTTGRQIAPFKELWDGLGDSVKRLRLAAVSLPDNGESTVSSMNAMYSVMEPDLCCFNLWQLDGRPMSGDIGRGATRESIAFALRLAAIKERPCGFLQLAGGTNAHTVDGLRKVGLFQTASFPNTTGSPNSLHPMISGVAYGGYARKIVGRILSYMQSQHGIASIEDYPEHLLKALREALSLVGTVKCYNPFPANT
- the LOC126606945 gene encoding uncharacterized protein LOC126606945 isoform X1, which translates into the protein MMALSFLCSASFSPHHQHQVSAKVKVTSSKGIEEVKNLIKTVGIPSKTSSPAKSLENGNWVKLICGASFEDVVDIRNLSLVYTLAGVDCIDCAADVSVVSAVNEGIDAAIGICPLPRPWVMISVNDDEDLHFRKAEFDPEHCPLDCSRPCERVCPADAISLGAQKSTGQFYGTNLPETFKGGVLTERCYGCGRCIPVCPYDKIRVSSYVRDAYATSELLRRNDVDALEIHTTGRQIAPFKELWDGLGDSVKRLRLAAVSLPDNGESTVSSMNAMYSVMEPDLCCFNLWQLDGRPMSGDIGRGATRESIAFALRLAAIKERPCGFLQLAGGTNAHTVDGLRKVGLFQTASFPNTTGSPNSLHPMISGVAYGGYARKIVGRILSYMQSQHGIASIEDYPEHLLKALREALSLVGTVKCYNPFPANT